The following proteins are co-located in the Thermus thermophilus HB8 genome:
- the otsB gene encoding trehalose-phosphatase has protein sequence MRAENPVFFLDYDGTLAPIAQRPEEAFPHPEAPRVLRALMERHPVYVVTGRRVRDLEPLLPLPGLPVVGGHGLEEGVLFGEVRPLFPVDLGPLRARLPSCPGVRVEDKGFALALHYRGAEDEEKARACLEAWLKAVEGLLEALGLEALPGKKVLELKPKGVDKGQAVLRLLGRHPDHTPVYIGDDTTDEAAFLALRGRGLTFKVGEGPTAAQGRLKDVEEVLAYLQTYLRPTSL, from the coding sequence TACGACGGCACCCTGGCCCCCATCGCCCAAAGGCCCGAGGAGGCCTTCCCCCACCCCGAGGCCCCCCGGGTCCTCCGGGCCCTCATGGAGCGCCACCCCGTCTACGTGGTCACGGGAAGAAGGGTGAGGGACCTCGAGCCCCTCCTCCCCCTCCCGGGCCTTCCCGTGGTGGGGGGGCACGGCCTGGAGGAAGGGGTGCTCTTCGGGGAGGTGCGGCCCCTCTTCCCCGTGGACCTTGGCCCCTTGCGGGCAAGGCTTCCCTCCTGCCCCGGGGTGCGGGTGGAGGACAAGGGCTTCGCCCTGGCCCTGCACTACCGGGGGGCGGAGGACGAGGAGAAGGCCCGGGCCTGCCTCGAGGCCTGGCTTAAGGCGGTGGAGGGGCTCCTGGAAGCCTTGGGCCTCGAGGCCCTCCCCGGCAAGAAGGTCCTGGAGCTCAAGCCCAAGGGGGTGGACAAGGGCCAAGCGGTCCTCAGGCTCCTCGGACGCCACCCGGACCACACCCCCGTTTACATCGGGGACGACACCACCGACGAGGCCGCCTTCCTCGCCTTAAGGGGCCGGGGCCTCACCTTCAAGGTGGGGGAAGGCCCCACGGCGGCCCAAGGCCGGCTCAAGGACGTGGAGGAGGTCCTGGCCTACTTGCAAACCTACCTCCGACCCACTAGCCTTTAG
- the treS gene encoding maltose alpha-D-glucosyltransferase has product MDPLWYKDAVIYQLHVRSFFDANNDGYGDFEGLRRKLPYLEELGVNTLWLMPFFQSPLRDDGYDISDYYQILPVHGTLEDFKRFLDEAHGRGMKVIIELVLNHTSIDHPWFQEARKPNSPMRDWYVWSDTPEKYKGVRVIFKDFETSNWTFDPVAKAYYWHRFYWHQPDLNWDNPEVEKAIHQVMFFWADLGVDGFRLDAIPYLYEREGTSCENLPETIEAVKRLRKALEERYGPGKILLAEANMWPEETLPYFGDGDGVHMAYNFPLMPRIFMALRREDRGPIETMLKETEGIPETAQWALFLRNHDELTLEKVTEEEREFMYEAYAPDPKFRINLGIRRRLMPLLGGDRRRYELLTALLLTLKGTPIVYYGDEIGMGDNPFLGDRNGVRTPMQWSQDRNAGFSRAPYHALFLPPVSEGPYSYHFVNVEAQRENPHSLLSFNRRFLALRNQHAKIFGRGSLTLLPVENRRVLAYLREHEGERVLVVANLSRYTQAFDLPLEAYQGLVPVELFSQQPFPPVEGRYRLTLGPHGFALFALKPVEAVLHLPSPDWAEEPAPEEADLPRVHMPGGPEVLLVDTLVHERGREELLNALAQTLKEKSWLALKPQKVALLDALRFQKDPPLYLTLLQLENHRTLQVFLPLLWSPQRREGPGLFARTHGQPGHFYELSLDPGFYRLLLARLKEGFEGRSLRAYYRGRHPGPVPEAVDLLRPGLAAGEGVWVQLGLVQDGGLDRTERVLPRLDLPWVLRPEGGLFWERGASRRVLALTGSLPPGRPQDLFAALEVRLLESLPRLRGHAPGTPGLLPGALHETEALVRLLGVRLALLHRALGEVEGVEGGHPLLGRGLGAFLELEGEVYLVALGAEKRGTVEEDLARLAYDVERAVHLALEALEAELWAFAEEVADYLHAAFLQAYRSALPEEALEEAGWTRHMAEVAAEHLHREERPARKRIHERWQAKAGKA; this is encoded by the coding sequence GTGGACCCCCTCTGGTACAAGGACGCGGTGATCTACCAGCTCCACGTCCGCTCCTTCTTTGACGCCAACAACGACGGCTACGGGGACTTTGAGGGCCTGAGGCGGAAGCTTCCCTACTTGGAGGAGCTCGGGGTCAACACCCTCTGGCTCATGCCCTTCTTCCAGTCCCCCTTGAGGGACGACGGGTACGATATCTCCGACTACTACCAGATCCTCCCCGTCCACGGGACCCTGGAGGACTTCAAGCGCTTCCTGGACGAGGCCCACGGCCGGGGGATGAAGGTGATCATTGAGCTCGTCCTGAACCACACCTCCATTGACCACCCTTGGTTCCAGGAGGCGAGGAAGCCGAATAGCCCCATGCGGGACTGGTACGTGTGGAGCGACACCCCGGAGAAGTACAAGGGGGTCCGGGTCATCTTCAAGGACTTTGAAACCTCCAACTGGACCTTTGACCCCGTGGCCAAGGCCTACTACTGGCACCGCTTCTACTGGCACCAGCCCGACCTCAACTGGGACAACCCCGAGGTGGAGAAGGCCATCCACCAGGTCATGTTCTTCTGGGCCGACCTGGGGGTGGACGGCTTCCGCCTGGACGCCATCCCCTACCTCTACGAGCGGGAGGGGACCTCCTGCGAGAACCTCCCCGAGACCATTGAGGCGGTGAAGCGCCTGAGGAAGGCCCTGGAGGAGCGCTACGGCCCCGGGAAGATCCTCCTCGCCGAGGCCAACATGTGGCCGGAGGAGACCCTCCCCTACTTCGGGGACGGGGACGGGGTCCACATGGCCTACAACTTCCCCCTGATGCCCCGGATCTTCATGGCCCTAAGGCGGGAGGACCGGGGGCCCATTGAAACCATGCTCAAGGAGACGGAAGGGATCCCCGAGACCGCCCAGTGGGCCCTCTTCCTCCGCAACCACGACGAGCTCACCCTGGAGAAGGTCACGGAGGAGGAGCGGGAGTTCATGTACGAGGCCTACGCCCCCGACCCCAAGTTCCGCATCAACCTGGGGATCCGCCGCCGCCTCATGCCCCTCCTCGGGGGCGACCGCAGGCGGTACGAGCTCCTCACCGCCCTCCTCCTCACCCTAAAGGGCACGCCCATCGTCTACTACGGGGACGAGATCGGCATGGGGGACAACCCCTTCCTCGGGGACCGGAACGGGGTCAGGACCCCCATGCAGTGGTCCCAAGACCGCAACGCCGGCTTCTCCCGCGCCCCCTACCACGCCCTCTTCCTTCCCCCCGTGAGCGAGGGGCCCTACAGCTACCACTTCGTCAACGTGGAGGCCCAGCGGGAAAACCCCCACTCCCTCCTGAGCTTCAACCGCCGCTTTCTCGCCCTGAGGAACCAGCACGCCAAGATCTTCGGCCGGGGGAGCCTCACCCTTCTCCCCGTGGAGAACCGGCGCGTCCTCGCCTACCTGAGGGAGCACGAGGGGGAGCGGGTCCTGGTGGTGGCCAACCTCTCCCGCTACACCCAGGCCTTTGACCTCCCCTTGGAGGCCTACCAAGGCCTCGTCCCCGTGGAACTCTTCTCGCAGCAACCCTTCCCCCCGGTGGAGGGGCGCTACCGCCTGACCCTGGGCCCCCACGGCTTCGCCCTCTTCGCCCTGAAGCCCGTGGAGGCGGTGCTCCACCTCCCCTCCCCCGACTGGGCCGAGGAGCCCGCCCCCGAGGAGGCCGATCTGCCCCGGGTCCACATGCCCGGGGGGCCGGAGGTCCTCCTGGTGGACACCCTGGTCCACGAAAGGGGGCGGGAGGAGCTCCTAAACGCCCTCGCCCAGACCCTGAAGGAGAAGAGCTGGCTCGCCCTCAAGCCGCAGAAGGTGGCCCTCCTGGACGCCCTCCGCTTCCAGAAGGACCCGCCCCTTTACCTCACCCTGCTCCAGCTGGAGAACCACAGGACCCTCCAGGTCTTCCTCCCCCTCCTCTGGTCCCCCCAGAGGCGGGAAGGCCCCGGCCTCTTCGCCCGCACCCACGGCCAGCCCGGCCACTTCTACGAGCTCTCCTTGGACCCGGGCTTCTACCGCCTCCTCCTCGCCCGCCTCAAGGAGGGGTTTGAGGGGCGGAGCCTCCGGGCCTACTACCGCGGCCGCCACCCGGGCCCCGTGCCCGAGGCCGTGGACCTCCTCCGGCCGGGACTCGCGGCGGGGGAGGGGGTCTGGGTCCAGCTCGGCCTCGTCCAAGACGGGGGCCTGGACCGCACGGAGCGGGTCCTCCCCCGCCTGGACCTCCCCTGGGTCCTCCGGCCCGAAGGGGGCCTCTTCTGGGAGCGGGGCGCCTCCAGAAGGGTCCTCGCCCTCACGGGAAGCCTCCCCCCGGGCCGCCCCCAGGACCTCTTCGCCGCCCTGGAGGTCCGGCTCCTGGAAAGCCTTCCCCGCCTCCGGGGGCACGCCCCCGGGACCCCAGGCCTCCTTCCCGGGGCCCTGCACGAGACCGAAGCCCTGGTCCGCCTCCTCGGGGTGCGCCTCGCCCTCCTCCACCGGGCCCTTGGGGAGGTGGAGGGGGTGGAGGGGGGCCACCCCCTCCTAGGCCGCGGCCTCGGGGCCTTCCTGGAGCTGGAGGGGGAGGTGTACCTCGTGGCCCTGGGCGCGGAAAAGCGGGGCACGGTGGAGGAGGACCTGGCCCGCCTGGCCTACGACGTGGAGCGGGCCGTGCACCTCGCCCTCGAGGCCCTGGAGGCGGAGCTTTGGGCCTTTGCCGAGGAGGTGGCCGACTACCTCCACGCCGCCTTCCTCCAAGCCTACCGCTCCGCCCTCCCCGAGGAGGCCCTGGAGGAGGCGGGCTGGACGCGGCACATGGCCGAGGTGGCGGCGGAGCACCTCCACCGGGAGGAAAGGCCCGCCCGCAAGCGCATCCACGAGCGCTGGCAGGCCAAGGCCGGAAAAGCCTAG